Below is a window of Streptomyces sp. NBC_00223 DNA.
CCTGGCGCCGATGAAGCAAGGCGTACAGATCCACTCCCCAGGAGGACCCCAGTGGCGAAGGCGAAGTTCGAGCGGACTAAGCCGCACGTCAACATCGGCACCATCGGTCACATCGACCACGGTAAGACGACCCTTACCGCGGCGATCACCAAGGTGCTGCATGACGCGTACCCGGACCTGAACGAGGCCTCGGCCTTCGACCAGATCGACAAGGCTCCTGAGGAGCGCCAGCGCGGTATCACCATCTCCATCGCGCACGTCGAGTACCAGACCGAGTCGCGTCACTACGCCCACGTCGACTGCCCCGGTCACGCGGACTACATCAAGAACATGATCACCGGTGCCGCGCAGATGGACGGCGCGATCCTGGTGGTCGCCGCGACCGACGGCCCGATGCCGCAGACCAAGGAGCACGTGCTCCTGGCCCGCCAGGTCGGCGTGCCGTACATCGTCGTCGCCCTGAACAAGGCCGACATGGTGGACGACGAGGAGATCCTGGAGCTCGTCGAGCTCGAGGTCCGCGAGCTGCTCTCCGAGTACGAGTTCCCGGGCGACGACCTGCCGGTCGTGCGTGTCTCCGCGCTGAAGGCGCTCGAGGGCGACAAGGAGTGGGGCGAGAAGCTCCTCGGCCTCATGGCGGCCGTGGACGAGGCCATCCCCACCCCGGCGCGTGACGTCGAGAAGCCGTTCCTGATGCCGATCGAGGACGTCTTCACGATCACCGGTCGTGGCACGGTCGTCACCGGCCGTATCGAGCGCGGTGTGCTGAAGGTCAACGAGACCGTCGACATCATCGGCATCAAGCAGGACAAGACCTCGACGACCGTCACCGGTATCGAGATGTTCCGCAAGCTGCTCGACGAGGGTCAGGCCGGTGAGAACGTCGGTCTGCTGCTCCGCGGCATCAAGCGCGAGGACGTCGAGCGCGGCCAGGTCATCATCAAGCCGGGTACGGTCACGCCGCACACCGAGTTCGAGGCCCAGGCGTACATCCTGTCGAAGGACGAGGGTGGCCGTCACACGCCGTTCTTCAACAACTACCGCCCGCAGTTCTACTTCCGTACCACGGACGTGACCGGCGTGGTGACCCTCCCCGAGGGCACCGAGATGGTCATGCCGGGCGACAACACCGCCATGACGGTCTCGCTGATTCAGCCGGTCGCCATGGAGGAGGGCCTGAAGTTCGCCATCCGTGAGGGTGGTCGCACCGTGGGTGCGGGTCAGGTCACGAAGATCAACAAGTAGCGCTTGCCGCTTGGCTTTGCGTTGACGGGGTGCCCCGTGTCGTTTCCCACGACGCGGGGCACTTGCGTTGTGCCCCAAAGGGGCGCTGGGGGTACCCCCGGGCGAAGCCTGGGGGAGGAACTGCGCGACCAGCCACGATGTGGCTGCGCCGGGCCGCTTGCCCAGCCCCTTGCGGTGGGTTCCGGCCCACCGGGCCGGTGGTGGGTTGCTCGCGCAGTTCCTCGCGCCCCTGGAGGGGCGCTGCCCCTTGGCCCTAGCGGGGGCGTATGAGCTTCGTCGCGGAGCGGGAGGTCAGGACGAGGAGGGCGCCCGTGAGGGCGAGGGACATGAGGACCGCGCGCGCCGCCGTCTCCGCGTTCAGGCCCGGCGCCAGGACCAGGCCCAGACCCGTCACCGCG
It encodes the following:
- the tuf gene encoding elongation factor Tu, yielding MAKAKFERTKPHVNIGTIGHIDHGKTTLTAAITKVLHDAYPDLNEASAFDQIDKAPEERQRGITISIAHVEYQTESRHYAHVDCPGHADYIKNMITGAAQMDGAILVVAATDGPMPQTKEHVLLARQVGVPYIVVALNKADMVDDEEILELVELEVRELLSEYEFPGDDLPVVRVSALKALEGDKEWGEKLLGLMAAVDEAIPTPARDVEKPFLMPIEDVFTITGRGTVVTGRIERGVLKVNETVDIIGIKQDKTSTTVTGIEMFRKLLDEGQAGENVGLLLRGIKREDVERGQVIIKPGTVTPHTEFEAQAYILSKDEGGRHTPFFNNYRPQFYFRTTDVTGVVTLPEGTEMVMPGDNTAMTVSLIQPVAMEEGLKFAIREGGRTVGAGQVTKINK